The sequence cgtcgatgaagattagacatctaggcaataagatacgccaaaaagcaattactcaagcaactggatttgattttggaaacggtcagacgtttcaaacaagatccattgttttttgtcagtgacacgtTTCATTTACACTTGTTTATTCAGGCATCAAGAAGAAGCTGAAGAAGCTGAGTAAGACGAAAGGCTGTGAAGACCTCAAGGTATGGATTGCCAGTATCATCAACCACCTTTATTGGGCTGTGACGTCTACACCTCCTGGCAACGGTGACCTCATTGTCGAGAAGTGGAAGTCTGTGCTTCAGCACATTCACAATCGGCACAGGGGCTTTGGCGGGCTGTTCCCAAGGTGCGCACACGGGCGACTGAGGGGAAGAGAACGGCGCAAGCCATGGCTCTTTTTTCGTAAGTATAAACTATTTTTATAGTACCCTGTAGTTATAGTATTTAGCTAAGGTTTATGAGATATAGTTTTGTGTTTGCTTTATTCATTTGCAGGAACTAAGTACACAGGCACATGTTTTCCAGATACGAAGGTCTCTGTGGAACTGGAGAAGATCGTCTGCAACAAGCAACTATGCAAGGCCTTGAAACGCCTTTCGCCATCCTACCAGACGTCATATCTCGAGGCCTTCCATAGTCTCATTCTACATTTTGCGCCCAAAATGTACCACTACTCGTACCAAGGGATGGAGAACAGGTAATCGAACCGTAATCTTCTTAAAGATATAAAAGTTCCCCTGTTTATAAGCAAGTTTTTATGTGAAATAAGCAGCGGTCAATTTAATGCGAATAATTTTCCCAATAATTCTTACTGTTCTTGTTTCTGGGCCAAATGCAGTAATACTTAGTATTTACATGTGGGTAGCTTTATTGTAGAATGATTACACTGTTTGTGGTCTCATTTCAGGGTAATCCTGGCGGCATTACATTTCAACGAGAACGCGCACAGGGCGCAGGCACGGACCAGGGATGGAGATGGCATCTTCAGCATCCACTTCCCCAAGTACAAGCAGGGCGGGCACATTGTTAGGAGAGTGCTAGAGCAACCAACTTTTGGTAAACTATTGAATCTTTTTGCATGCTTCTACGTTTTGACAGTTCAtcagtttaacagtttttttaaaaataatctatattcatttttcaaaatcaatagCTGCACATACTGGAATGTACATAGGATTCATAGATTATCAAGTACACTGACAGCCTTAAACACTTAAATCATATGACTTAGATATGCAGATGGatgtcaaaaataaaataccAGTCATTCAAAAATAGTAATTAAGAACAAATTGTGTGTGGGCTTCACTAATACAGGCATAATAAGTCAGTTCAACAGTTTGTTTAATTGCTCATTCACGGTTTTCCATGAACCCGGTGTAGTTAGGAGAGGAAAATGCCCTCCTAATGGTAGACACAACACACGCTGGCAGAGGGACTCTGATCTCCTTGCCCAAGTGCCCGTAGCACCACCGGACAAACTGCCTGTATGCTGTGTATCTCTTCCACCTGAAACAGGAGACAAGCATTTGTAATGATACAGGCAATAATCAGAACTCCATTGCAGGGAGGggaaatgcatataaaagtgacaaTTGAATTTTGGACAAGTGGAAAATTGGTTcgagcaagtaatttttttttatatagttGCCTGATTAGCGATAGGACtggtgaattttagaaaacttgtccaatctTGTATTCTTAGTCATATTTACAAATAAATTGAGAATATTTCCTGCCCCAAACTACTTCATACTTACTCATTTCCAAGATTCTCTCCATATTGGTCCTGGTAGTTGATGTGTGCCACCTCCAGACCATATTCATTCAAGCACACCGGCTCAAAGCCGGGGTGCTGAACGATACACTGCAGGCCGTCTCTTTTTTCAGACACTCTGTCTTGCTCATGACAGCAAATGCTCTCAGTGAGTGTAGGCATCACTTCACAGAGTCCGCAAGTACACCTAGTAGTAAATATGCAACATAACGTTAATTGATTTCATTTAAACTTGGTCTTTATCAGGTTACGTCATGGAGCTGGTGGGTCTGGTGAAGCGTATGTGTGGtggagaggacttcgatggtgACGTCCTGGAACAACAGATTCCAGAGCCGCTCAGCGCTGCCTGTGACAGGCCAAACAAGGCAGACGCAGTCAGGAGACACACAACACGTTTTGCTGCAAACAATTTGCAGTACTAGTAGTGTTTCATCGTAGCTTAGGATGACTGGCATGCAGAGAGTGCTAGATAGGTTTTTCCTTAAACAACCAAAAATGGCTGTCAGTATGTCTGTGTCAAAAATCATACTGGTTCATTTTGTACTTAGCACAATATCAATGTGCTTCTTCACTGATTTTCACTGTACTTTTATATGTGTCGGCCGAGGATATTGATAAAGACACATGACATGTTTTGCTGCAAAGATGCAGTGATGTCTGGAACATTGAGATATGTTTACTAGATGACACCTGtctgaaacctttttttcatttttttttcatgtttcatcCTAGTTATGGATGGCTGGCAGATGGTGTTAGGTTGCCTTTTCCTGGAACAACCAAAAATGGCTGTCAGTATCTCTGTGTCAAAAGTGATACTAATTCATTTTGTACTTCTTGACGAATTACTAGCAATTGTTGGTATAGAAAAGGACTAGTGTCTATCTTGACCTCAAAACTTCTCACGTTTTAAATATTGTTGCAAGGTTTGACTATTATAATATGTTTCACCTAAGGCTAAGCCAAGGGTGACTGACTTGCACTAATAGCTTGATGATGAAGTTTTCTTACTAGCAGGCAGTGATAATATTAGTAATAGCTAAGCTTGCAAAGAAATGCTATCTGGTCAGTATCTGTAATAAACACAAGCTGTTTTTGAGACCACACAAGTTGTATAAAATGATGGTATTGAAAAGTTGTTGTGCAACTAGAGTCAAGAAACCTATGAAAACGTGGAAACACTGCTCATGTGATTTTTGGCAACTTAtctaatatgaaaaaaaaagaatatcacCAAAACAAAATACCAAGTGAAAATCCTCGTCTCTTCAAAACATTACAACCTCTATGTTGGATGTGGATTACTCTTAGAGAACACATATTTGACGGTATAAGACGTGACCTGATATGTAGCGGCGAAGTTTTGAGCCGAGGGCACCCGTACTATAGGGGAGATACGATCTCACACACACGGACGTAATCACGTAAAATTTGGACTTGAAGTAAGAAAATCGACGGCAAAGTAAACTATATTAGGTTTGATGTNNNNNNNNNNNNNNNNNNNNNNNNNNNNNNNNNNNNNNNNNNNNNNNNNNNNNNNNNNNNNNNNNNNNNNNNNNNNNNNNNNNNNNNNNNNNNNNNNNNNATCAGTCCGGTTGTTTGCTGGTTGTGCAGACGAGCGGGCGGTACGCATGCGTTCTACTGTTTACGTCACGGCGTCACGTGACTTATTTCTGAGACGGTCGCCGGGCTTGGCCTGGCCCCTCGGGAAAACCACACTTTGAAAGGCCATCAAAACTTTATTCCGCAATCATGGGGTTTACAATTAACTTCAAAGTATTTTATTGTGTGTACATTTTTGATATTCAAAGGCTTTTCGACTATTAATGGAGGTGTCTTATACACTTTAAGAAGATCGTAGGTACAAGATATGTAAATAAGAGTCCGGATGGCACAAACCCCAGTGAAGTCATTATGGTGTTTGCGGCTTGACATAAATGAGCCTGATTTCCTCTTTCCCAGGAATAACTATTTCCCCTCATCCGACGGATACATTCTGGCGACGAATCGACGAGccacattttgttttgctcgTTTTCATCTTTCTGTTAGATCTTCTAGTAATTACTATGTATAAATTGTTTTATTAACCTACCAAGATATTATGACATATTTTAGTGTCAATGCTAAATGTTCATTACCATAATCAacaagaaactagagttccacgaacacatatcttcgccaaataaacaatttctttaTGAAGATTGTcgtttttgaaatgttgttaattttgggAAATAGATGTTTAATGAAATACTTTTCTAATGTgagtttttgaaatttatgtgtcttgttttggaatgcagtgaatttatattgtttgtgtatttttgcctgcaTTTGAAATGGTGGCATAGTTTTTGGTATGtccgtgtgtgtctgtctgcctgtgttttttgcatttttgtggtcagcataacttaagtatctttggatggattgtaatgatatttggtatgtggtatctttttacttggacatggtatggttttcttttttgtcgGTAGGTTGCAGGAACGTtggatttacatgatattttgcatattcaatttgttacttttggtagagatgtacattttaaattGTCAATTATGAAAAGTTGGAGTTAATTAGCATGCTTATTTAGGATGATCTTACTAGTAGGcacccagagcagtttttagtgcattaaaatggggaatattctggatgagacaatcggtacgatattgatatttacttcaccatactagcacatttgtatcattatttcgtactttcagcgtttaaaaggacgcacaaacatgccgcaaacgaACCCATTTGACTTATTAGGTCCttcaataaatcagcacaggatcgagccactaacggtttcccgtccgtacttttcggagattttcgaacgTGTGAGGTCACcgagcgaattgaatctgattcgcccgttcgcaaatcgaaacctTATTCGAACAAGTGATATCTCTGGATGCCTTCGGGACTCATCGGTCATGTTTCTTGTCATGGATGTGTCCCAGACCATGCTTTTGAAACTATTAGTCTTGGGTTTCAGGACTATTCttaaaatgaagtatttgtaaAGTAACAGAATGACTCCGATTTTCACATATGTTATGTAAAACCCAGTCTAGTTAGAGGATACTCCTTTATCATTGTATTTTATGAAAAGGTTTTATATCGGTAAGATTTTCTAATGTTATTCAGGTAATATGGCATTACTAGTACATATGTAATGTATGCATGCCGGATGATgatgagtacatgtatactagactGGTCTGAAAACTGATAAGTATATGTTGAATACATGGAGATAGTCTTCGGAATGTAGATAAATTTAGATTAGTGACTGAATGCCTGTTTGTAAAGGTGTCTGAACTCAGTTTGAGTCTTTTTCTAATCAGGAACCAACAGTACAGAAGTTGATACATCTACATTCATAATATGTGCTTGTAGTGCTGTTTTAGAGTCAAAATGATACACTTTACTAATTGTTAGACTGGAAGTATCAAAGAAAACACCACTGTGTGATTTCCTAGGTCAATCTATCAGTTTGGGAGGCTCAAGGGTTGGTTGTCAAGTCCTGCCAAAATGATGTAATTAATACTGTGGCTGTCTGGGCCAGATTTTACGCTACCGCCATAGCCAAGTCCCAGGAGCCTACAGTGGCTAGGGGCAAACCGCGCTCAGGCTGAAGCGCCTGATGCGGGTTAATATGGCGTGACCACCCCCACTAGCTAGCTGTCAGGGGTCCTTGTAGGCGACCTATTGACCTACATCTAAAGACACCAGCTGTGGTGCAGATGAATGTACCAACCCAGTATATTGCACTTTATTAAATTTCCCTAAATGTTATATtaaatagatagtgatttacataatttgcatatcattatgttcataatcacccaaagtaactacctaccaaaaacaaagaatatcctACAATCCCCTCTGGAGTTATCATTcgcaaaagttacaaactataagacccactgcagttccaaacaagctgctagggggcccaaaattacaccatttactcctagtcccaacagctatccaccacttaaaaatcatgaacctggcacttctggaaagtATAGGCGGAAACTTTGAcactcacttgcagtaccaaaacaagtcgccaggaggcccattatcgaacttgaccttcctttctgtgtcccctacctatcaaccaaatatcattagcatccatctagaacatctcgagttatcttgcttacagacaaacgcacttacatacaaagccagctacagcaccttaggtaaaagctagctaaaccattctcgcacatgacaatcctttctacaaccgctacacacctgccaaatatcgtggaaatcgcccagctgcgtTTTGAtttatgcttcccgaaaaaaacacgaaaacaataacaacttcgctactgtaccgtaggaaaacgccaggtaaaccattttcgaactaggcatgtcTTTTGACAACctctacacacctacaaaaaatcaaaaagttccaaccaaaatttctcgacttatatgctgttgacctacatacagacccaagtcggcaaaatcataatcttcgctggcgaagataattaTGTACAGGCAGTAtcagtatctgtatccatataatAATTACAATATAGAACACACAACTAAAACAGTAGGCAGTAACCAAACAAAGGCGAAGTCTAGCCAAGGCAGTGTAGAAAGGCGAAGTCTATCCTCCGCCTGGAAAGTAGCTAATTGGCCATGCATCATACCTAAAGACACGCAAAACTTCCAACAATCTTTCCAAAGGAATCTGCAATTTACGCTGTGAACACAGACAAGGACAAAAACGATACTCCTGTTGGAGGACGTTCATTGACCTCCTTTACCGAGTAATACCAGCAAGTACAAACAGAATATTCCATATAAGTTGGCAAGGGTATATTAACAAACCCTAAGGCATAAATTACCCCCTTAAAGACGTAGGAAATGGGATGTAGACAGGGATATTGCACAACCAGGACACGTTATATTActagtataacgttatacccAAAAGGCTGTACGTGTTCTACCAACACCCCCAACCGCTTTCATAACCCTCTTATCCCTCGCGACTATCGACCTCAAACGCCTGCCTTCTTGCTATTTACAAACGACTGCTCATTTCGGAAATAATTTTTGAACCCCACGCAATCATGAACTGCAATTTTATTGCAAGGCCGTCAAAAACAGTAAGCATCTAATAACTTACGGTTTCCTTCACTGCCCTTTATTAGTATTCAGTGTGTCTCCATGGCTGTTCGTCAAGAAGTCTACAAATAGATGCGACGTCAGTATGGGCACGTTTAATTGGTCCTCTGCATCATATTGCTGGATTCTTGAATAGGTAATTTGTAGGTTAATATATACAGGCTTCGCGTGCAGTTTGTAGCAATTACGACTGTAACGTCATCAACAACATATATGGAAAATCCTAATTTCGCTGAATAAAAcgtaatatgtatatatctacatctatatatattgtataatttTCGCAACAATGCCCAGTCCATGCATATTCTGGCTACTTCGagaaatgttttgtcttgtgtttGAATGAAATGGGATACAATTGTAAACCTTACATCGACATGTATTGTTGCATCTCTCGTGTTAGTTCGGTCCGGTCAGATATTCGTGCGATCCTCGTACGATCCCAAACTGATGGCATAGCCCATTTTACGGACAAAAAGGCTATCTTCAATCCTTGTCGATGCTTAGTTCTGCCACGGCCAGCTTGACATAATCTACGGCATCAAAATCGAACGTCAAAATGCGACGAATGTGACCGCACAGCAAACGTTTTCTTATAACACAACAGAGGGCGGAATTTATAACCGGAATACCCTCGAGCTCCTTTCGGAGAATAGTATGTTCCCGAACCAATGACGCCATCCCTTTATGTAGACATCCACTTGGTGTAAAGCATAGCACCTAGCGCCAAATGTCTCAGGAACCATGCACTGTACCTAACAAGGATTTGAAATATGTCATGCTCACAAATATATCATTCTGTCAACCTAATCCCCAACTGCAATGTCTGAATCCCTtctggcactgttttgttacgCATGAGAAGAGAGGAAGAAGTTACATCCGACCTGTTTGCAGAAAATCTAAGCTAGTAAAGGACAACTGTCAGATCATATCAGAATCGTACACCACATTcagcttctctctctctctctctctctctatatatatatatatatatatatatatatatatcaacgGTAAATCAGGATAGTTGCTTGCCCTCTACATACTCAGTCGATGTGAAAAGTACAATTGCAATTATTCTGAGGTTGGCTTCTAATCTGTTCAGATAAATATTATTCAACTGCTATGTAAGTGAACAATGATCTGAAGGAATAATCACGAGATTAGCTTTACTAAATGACACTTCTAGCATCTTCTCCTGGCCAATGTCTGGCGCCTTAACGTTTAATAGCCACCATCTGTAAGTCAGAAGAAATGCCTGCTTGCCTAGGTTCTTACATCGTAGGCCAGGAACTGGCCCCATGCCTCCTCTCTGTCAGGACTC comes from Branchiostoma floridae strain S238N-H82 chromosome 2, Bfl_VNyyK, whole genome shotgun sequence and encodes:
- the LOC118410180 gene encoding uncharacterized protein LOC118410180 is translated as MPTLTESICCHEQDRVSEKRDGLQCIVQHPGFEPVCLNEYGLEVAHINYQDQYGENLGNEWKRYTAYRQFVRWCYGHLGKEIRVPLPACVVSTIRRAFSSPNYTGFMENRE
- the LOC118410179 gene encoding uncharacterized protein LOC118410179, encoding MYHYSYQGMENRVILAALHFNENAHRAQARTRDGDGIFSIHFPKYKQGGHIVRRVLEQPTFGYVMELVGLVKRMCGGEDFDGDVLEQQIPEPLSAACDRPNKADAVRRHTTRFAANNLQY